In Asanoa sp. WMMD1127, one genomic interval encodes:
- a CDS encoding XRE family transcriptional regulator, which produces MDPRTVGERLRALRKQRGATLAELSETTGISVSTLSRLEAGRRRPTLELLLPLARAHQVPLDELVGAPETGDPRVHARPIRHGAVTWLPLSRRPGGLQAFKQILPARYPGHDHELQRHEGYEWMYVLSGRVRLQLGDHDLTLRDGEAAEFDTRTPHAISNPFAEPAEVLSLFGPQGERMHVRARPKGAGSRP; this is translated from the coding sequence ATGGACCCGCGTACGGTCGGCGAACGGTTGCGGGCGCTGCGCAAGCAACGTGGCGCCACCCTGGCCGAGCTCTCCGAAACGACCGGCATCTCGGTCAGCACCCTGTCGCGTCTGGAGGCCGGCCGCCGCCGACCGACGCTCGAGCTGCTGCTGCCGCTGGCCCGGGCGCACCAGGTGCCGCTCGACGAGCTGGTCGGCGCGCCCGAGACCGGCGACCCGCGCGTGCACGCCCGCCCGATCCGGCACGGCGCCGTCACGTGGCTGCCGCTGAGCCGCCGACCGGGTGGGCTGCAGGCGTTCAAGCAGATCCTGCCGGCCCGCTACCCGGGACACGACCACGAGCTGCAACGACACGAGGGGTACGAGTGGATGTACGTGCTCTCCGGCCGCGTACGCCTGCAGCTCGGGGATCATGATCTGACCCTGCGTGACGGGGAGGCGGCGGAGTTCGACACGCGGACGCCGCACGCGATCAGCAATCCCTTCGCCGAGCCGGCCGAGGTGCTCAGCCTGTTCGGGCCGCAGGGGGAGCGGATGCACGTGCGGGCGCGGCCTAAGGGTGCAGGGTCGCGCCCTTGA
- a CDS encoding NAD(P)/FAD-dependent oxidoreductase: METYDVIVVGGGPAGLAGALTLARARRSVLVVDNGTPRNAAAGHVHNFLTRDGTPPAELLALGRSEVAGYGATFVTGTAIAAKPDGDGFTVALDDGRELRARRLLVTTGLTDELPDIPGVAGRLGRDVLHCPYCHGWEVRDQAIGIIATTPAVTHPALLWRQWSADVTVVLHGQPAPSAEDAKLLAARGVTVVDERITALDPDRTAHLSGGDTLTRDVWVTPTRMTARDELLSGLGVETEPVKMGDVEVGVAVKADANGATSVPGVYVAGNVTDLRAQVIVSAAAGLNAGAMINADLVMADAHAAAG; this comes from the coding sequence ATGGAAACGTATGACGTCATCGTCGTCGGCGGCGGCCCCGCTGGGCTGGCCGGCGCGCTCACCCTGGCCCGCGCGCGGCGCTCCGTGCTGGTCGTCGACAATGGCACCCCGCGCAACGCGGCCGCCGGCCACGTGCACAACTTCCTCACCCGCGACGGCACGCCGCCCGCGGAGCTGCTCGCCCTCGGCCGGTCCGAGGTCGCGGGCTACGGCGCCACCTTCGTCACGGGTACGGCCATCGCGGCCAAGCCCGACGGCGACGGCTTCACGGTCGCGCTCGACGACGGTCGGGAACTGCGGGCGCGCCGGCTCCTGGTGACGACCGGGCTGACCGACGAGCTGCCCGACATCCCCGGCGTGGCCGGGCGGTTGGGCCGGGATGTGCTGCACTGCCCGTACTGCCATGGTTGGGAGGTCCGCGACCAGGCGATCGGCATCATCGCGACCACGCCGGCGGTCACCCACCCGGCCCTTTTGTGGCGGCAGTGGAGCGCCGACGTCACCGTGGTCCTCCACGGCCAGCCGGCCCCGAGCGCCGAGGACGCGAAACTGCTCGCCGCCCGCGGCGTCACCGTCGTCGACGAGCGCATCACCGCCCTCGACCCGGACCGCACCGCCCACCTGTCCGGCGGCGACACCCTGACCCGCGACGTGTGGGTGACGCCGACCCGGATGACGGCCCGCGACGAACTGCTGAGCGGCCTGGGCGTGGAGACCGAGCCGGTGAAGATGGGGGACGTCGAGGTCGGCGTGGCCGTCAAGGCCGACGCCAACGGGGCCACGTCCGTGCCGGGCGTCTATGTCGCCGGCAACGTCACCGACCTGCGCGCCCAGGTGATCGTCAGCGCGGCCGCGGGCCTGAACGCCGGCGCCATGATCAACGCCGACCTGGTGATGGCGGACGCCCACGCCGCGGCCGGCTAG